A part of Acipenser ruthenus chromosome 12, fAciRut3.2 maternal haplotype, whole genome shotgun sequence genomic DNA contains:
- the LOC117407206 gene encoding uncharacterized protein K02A2.6-like: MAAYGKIEEYKAEQEDWIQYTERLSQYFIANEIKETEKQRAILLSVCGAKTYSLLRSLVAPLKPSEKTFAELVAALTEHYNPKPSAIVQRFKFDSCSRKPGISVAGFVAELRALSEYCEFGDTLNDRLRDRLVCGINDERIQRRLLSESTLDFRKALDIAQGMEIAAKNTSDLQATTSGILLLNTGTVNEISYDKSRRQTSYSENQHKLPCYRCGGKHSPDVCNFKDAEVCRSKKKDTRKQPRKEESMHVVEEESEVYTMFNVRSKQQREKPITVEVIINDQVTTMEIDTGASVSIISESTYNRNWPLDNKPELTTSDVVLRTYTGEQVPILGSISVLVKYQGQEIYLRLTVVKGEGPSLLGRDWLKQLKLNWTELFWTQAAGYQTLLEKHSELFQSGLGTLRGTTGKIQVDPAARPRFFKLRPVPYAMKDKVDQELDRLIAEGVIEPVQFSEWAAPIVPILKADGSVRICGDYKVTVNQAARIDTYPIPRIEDLYATLAGGQEFTKIDLSNAYLQILLDKGSKPYVTINTHRGLFCYNRLPFGVSAAPGIFQRIMDSLLQGIQGVCVYLDDILITGRTEQEHLANLEEVLHRLSQSGMRIKKDKCVFQAPEVIYLGHKIDAAGLHPVEEKVRAISEAPAPKSVTELKSFLGLLNYYGRFLPNLSTVLAPLHKLLQKQVRWHWGLEQTKAFTQAKALLQSSDVLVHYDGKKALVLSCDASPYGLGAVLAHRMLDGSERPISYASRSLAPAEKKYSQLEKEGLAVIFGVKRFHCYLLGRHFTINSDHKPLQSLFNENKPIPPMASARIQRWALTLAAYDYSFRYKPGEDLGNADALSRLPLPEGPQKVPMPTKTVLLLEWLSTSPLDARQVSKATERDPVLSRIRRMVTNGWVGLPNRETKPYFSRKQEISIMEGCLLWGARVIIPPTLRLQVLKLLHEAHPGIVRMKCLARSYVWWPKMDQELEKKVQECTRCQANRHAPPEAPLHPWKWPQKPWERIHVDYAGPVNGKMLLVIVDAHSKWIEVHPMTSSTAEATIDRLRVTFAALGLPESVVSDNGPQFVGELFRQFMVQNGIKHIKTSPYHPSSNGLAERAVQTIKEGLKKMEKGNMESKLIRFLFKYRVTPQATTGKSPAELLMGRKLRTHLDLLYPDERARVEQKQAQQKANHDIHARQRFFKVGDSVFARNFGTGPQWLSGTISKQTGPVSYVVQLQDGRACRRHVDHVRRGFPKEPETDMPQPDSPQLEVEDTVSDQPSVDQGDSRTKTQDQLANYEEEQEILEDTSENQDITVGDQTEDTAPLRRSSRIPKPRVLMDW, encoded by the exons atggcgGCATACGGCAAAATTGAAGAATATAAGGCAGAACAAGAGGACTGGATTCAGTATACAGAGAGACTGTCCCAGTATTTCATCGCAAATGaaattaaagaaactgaaaaGCAACGTGCAATCTTGCTTAGTGTGTGCGGGGCTAAAACGTATAGCCTTTTGAGAAGTTTAGTGGCTCCACTTAAACCTAGTGAAAAAACATTTGCCGAGCTCGTGGCAGCTCTTACAGAGCATTATAATCCGAAACCATCAGCCATAGTACAGAGATTTAAATTTGATAGCTGTTCTCGCAAGCCAGGCATATCAGTAGCTGGTTTCGTAGCGGAACTCCGCGCACTTTCAGAGTATTGCGAGTTCGGAGACACATTGAATGACCGTTTGAGAGACAGACTAGTGTGTGGAATTAACGATGAACGCATACAACGCCGATTACTGTCAGAGTCGACGCTGGATTTCAGAAAGGCACTGGATATTGCGCAAGGGATGGAAATTGCAGCAAAAAATACTTCCGATCTACAGGCTACAACAAGCGGCATTCTACTGTTAAACACAGGTACGGTCAATGAGATTTCATACGATAAATCCAGAAGACAGACCAGTTACTCAGAGAACCAGCACAAATTGCCATGTTATAGATGTGGGGGTAAGCACTCACCTGATGTCTGTAATTTTAAAGATGCTGA AGTCTGTCGTAGTAAAAAGAAAGATACACGGAAACAGCCCAGGAAGGAGGAATCGATGCACGTAGTGGAGGAGGAAAGTGAAGTGTATACAATGTTCAATGTAAGAAGCAAGCAGCAGAGGGAAAAGCCAATCACTGTAGAGGTTATTATAAATGACCAAGTAACCACCATGGAGATTGATACTGGAGCTTCAGTATCAATAATTAGTGAATCAACTTACAACAGAAACTGGCCTTTGGACAATAAACCTGAACTTACCACATCTGATGTGGTTCTACGCACCTATACAGGGGAACAAGTTCCAATACTGGGGTCCATCAGTGTTTTGGTTAAATACCAAGGACAAGAGATATATTTACGACTCACTGTAGTTAAAGGGGAAGGCCCCAGTCTGCTGGGTCGGGACTGGTTAAAACAGTTGAAACTAAACTGGACAGAGCTATTTTGGACACAAGCTGCAGGATACCAAACATTGTTGGAGAAGCATAGCGAACTCTTTCAAAGTGGTTTAGGTACACTCAGGGGAACGACAGGAAAAATTCAGGTGGACCCAGCAGCTAGGCCACGTTTTTTCAAACTGAGACCAGTCCCATACGCCATGAAAGACAAAGTGGATCAAGAACTGGACCGATTGATAGCAGAAGGGGTTATTGAACCAGTACAGTTTTCTGAGTGGGCAGCCCCAATAGTACCAATCCTAAAAGCAGACGGCAGTGTACGTATATGTGGGGACTACAAGGTCACAGTTAACCAAGCGGCAAGGATAGATACATACCCCATTCCCAGGATTGAAGATCTTTATGCTACGCTCGCAGGAGGACAGGAATTTACAAAAATTGATTTGAGCAACGCTTACCTGCAAATTCTACTGGACAAAGGATCCAAACCTTATGTGACCATTAACACACATCGGGGACTGTTTTGCTATAACCGCTTGCCTTTTGGAGTGTCAGCAGCACCTGGCATTTTTCAAAGAATAATGGATTCGCTCTTACAGGGcatacagggtgtgtgtgtgtaccttgaTGACATTCTCATTACAGGCAGAACTGAACAGGAACATCTTGCAAATTTAGAGGAAGTGTTACACAGGCTCTCACAGTCAGGAATGCGTATAAAAAAAGACAAGTGTGTTTTCCAGGCTCCTGAAGTCATCTATTTGGGACATAAGATAGACGCAGCCGGTCTACATCCCGTGGAAGAGAAAGTGAGAGCCATATCAGAAGCTCCAGCCCCAAAATCTGTTACTGAGCTAAAATCCTTTCTCGGCCTGCTCAACTATTATGGACGTTTCTTGCCAAATCTGTCCACAGTTTTAGCACCATTGCATAAACTGTTGCAGAAACAGGTCCGGTGGCATTGGGGTTTGGAGCAGACAAAGGCGTTTACGCAGGCAAAAGCTCTGCTGCAGTCTTCAGACGTACTGGTGCACTATGATGGTAAGAAAGCCCTGGTGTTATCATGTGACGCTTCGCCTTATGGATTGGGAGCTGTGCTTGCACATAGGATGTTGGATGGTTCAGAGCGGCCCATCAGCTATGCATCACGCTCTTTGGCACCTGCCGAGAAAAAGTATTCTCAACTGGAGAAGGAAGGGCTGGCTGTTATTTTTGGCGTAAAAAGGTTCCATTGCTATCTGCTGGGCAGACATTTTACAATAAATTCAGATCACAAGCCTCTCCAGAGCttgttcaatgaaaataaaccaaTACCCCCAATGGCCTCGGCTAGAATTCAGCGCTGGGCTCTAACGTTGGCTGCATATGACTACAGTTTCCGATATAAACCGGGGGAGGACCTTGGCAACGCAGATGCACTGAGCAGACTTCCTTTACCAGAAGGCCCACAAAAAGTGCCAATGCCAACCAAAACAGTTCTTTTATTGGAATGGCTCTCAACGTCCCCGTTAGATGCGAGACAGGTCAGCAAGGCTACCGAAAGAGACCCAGTGTTATCAAGGATACGCAGAATGGTTACAAATGGTTGGGTGGGGTTGCCAAATAGGGAAACCAAGCCTTATTTTAGCAGGAAACAAGAAATAAGCATCATGGAAGGTTGTCTCCTGTGGGGAGCACGTGTCATCATTCCACCTACACTGAGACTGCAAGTTCTAAAATTACTGCATGAGGCACACCCAGGGATAGTGCGCATGAAGTGTTTGGCACGGAGCTATGTGTGGTGGCCGAAAATGGACCAGGAATTAGAAAAGAAGGTCCAGGAATGTACCAGATGCCAAGCAAATCGGCATGCCCCTCCAGAGGCACCGCTACATCCCTGGAAATGGCCACAAAAACCATGGGAAAGAATTCATGTGGATTATGCTGGTCCTGTTAATGGAAAAATGCTCCTGGTGATAGTGGATGCGCATTCCAAGTGGATCGAGGTCCACCCGATGACCTCGTCCACAGCTGAGGCTACTATTGACAGACTCAGAGTCACTTTTGCTGCTTTAGGACTGCCAGAATCAGTTGTTTCCGACAATGGACCACAGTTTGTGGGAGAACTATTCAGGCAGTTTATGGTCCAAAATGGCATTAAGCACATTAAAACATCCCCTTATCACCCCTCCTCTAACGGTTTAGCAGAGAGGGCAGTTCAGACAATCAAGGAAGGATTAAAGAAAATGGAAAAGGGGAATATGGAGTCGAAACTGATCAGGTTTCTTTTCAAGTACAGGGTGACGCCCCAAGCCACCACAGGTAAATCACCAGCGGAGCTCCTGATGGGACGGAAACTTCGCACCCACCTGGATTTGCTATACCCAGATGAGAGAGCCAGGGTCGAGCAGAAACAGGCGCAACAGAAAGCAAATCATGATATACACGCCAGACAACGGTTCTTTAAGGTGGGGGACAGTGTGTTTGCTCGCAACTTTGGCACAGGGCCGCAGTGGTTGTCAGGCACCATAAGCAAACAGACAGGTCCAGTGTCATACGTTGTACAATTGCAAGATGGTAGAGCCTGCCGGAGACATGTGGACCATGTCCGTAGGGGTTTTCCTAAAGAACCTGAGACAGATATGCCGCAGCCTGACAGTCCCCAACTAGAAGTAGAGGACACTGTGTCTGACCAGCCCAGTGTGGACCAGGGTGACTCAAGGACAAAGACACAGGATCAGCTTGCAAACTATGAAGAAGAACAGGAGATTCTAGAAGACACTTCTGAGAATCAGGACATTACAGTGGGGGACCAAACAGAAGACACAGCCCCTTTGCGTCGCTCTAGTCGTATCCCGAAGCCTCGGGTACTGATGGACTGGTAA